The segment ATTCGCTGGCGCACAGGGACCTGCGAAGGCAGGCTCGCGCATGGATGCGGTGACCACGGAGGTCTCCCCTTCCCGACCGCGATCCCTTCCCCGACCAGGAACGGCGACCCATGCACCAGCCATCGGCCCTCGACGCCGAAGCCGTACGCACCCTGCTCTCCCTGGACGGCACGCCCGTCCGGCGGGTGGCCGAAGGGGGTGAGCACGCGACCTGGTTCATCGGCGGCGACCGGGTGCTGCGGCTGGCGGTGGACGAGGACGTGACCCGGCGCCAGCGGCGGGAGATCGCCCTGCGGGACGCGCTGCGCGGACGGCTCCCGGTGCCGGTGCCGGGCAGTCTGGCGAGCGGCGAATGGGCGCCCGGGCTCTCGTACACCCTGGACAACCGGCTCCCGGGGGTGTCGGCGGAGGAGCGGCCGGTGTCCGGCGCGGGGGAACTGGACCTGTCCGGGATGCTGGCGGCCCTGCGCTCGTACGCGCCGACGGATACGGATATCGCGGCGATCGGCCTGCCCCGGGAGCCCGTACGGGAACCGGCCGGGCTGCGGGAAGCGGCCCTGCGCGCGGCCCGCGAACTCGCGGCGGATCCGACCCTGGACCCCGGGCTCGTACTGCGGCGCCTCGACACCGCGCCGCCGCCCGCCGCACCGGATACGGCCGTACTCCTCCACAACGACCTCAAGGGCGAGCATCTGCTGATCGGGGACGACGGCGGGGTCACCGGGGTACTCGACTGGACGGACGCGGCGCTGGGCGATCCGGCCGAGGACATCGCCGGACTCGCCCTCTCCATCGGGGCGCCGGCCGCCGTCCGGGCCGCCGCACTGGCCTCGTACGGGCCGGAGGTCTGTCTGCGCGGACTCTGGCTGGCCCGCTGCGACACCCTCGTCCGGCTGGCCGACCGGCTCTGCGGCTCCGACGACAGCCCGCTGCCCCTGCTGCGGGCCCAGCGCCGCCGGGCCTGGCAGCTCACCCCGCTCGACCTGTAGAAACCTCGCTCTTCGGGTCCGTTGTCAGTGGCGTGGTGCACCATCGGAGCACTGAAGGAGCACGGTCGGAGCACCACCGGTCGGCACGGCCGGGAGAGGATGTCCAGCATGGCGATCACCAACGAGAAGACAGCCGGGTACGCCTTCCTGGAGCGGCTCTTCGGCGATAGCTACTACCCGCAGCATCTGATCGCCGAGGGCCGGACGATCCTGCTGGATCTGTGCGAGCGCATCGAGCGTGAGCGCCCGGCGGACCTCACCGCGCTGTACGCGCTCACGGCGGTGGCCACCGAGCGGTTCAACGAGCTGGACCGGCGGATGCGGGACGCGGACAGCGAAATCGAGACCGTCGCGCGGGACGAGATAGCCGTGGACTTCCACTTCGTGGCGACGGCCTACGGCTTCCCGGAGGCGGACATGGAGGAGTTGGTGGCGGAGCGCGACTGGTAGGGACGGTCGGCGGCGTTCAGCGACAGGGCAGCGACGGACCATCGACGGGTCAGCGGCGGGTGAGTCGGAAGAGCCGGATGCGGCGTTCCGTCCGTTCCTGGTACGTGGCGTAGGGCGGCCAGAAGGCGATCAGTTCCGCCCAGGCCCGTTCCCGTTCCCCGCCCTCCAGCAGCCGGGCGCGGACCGGGATGTCCCGGCCCCGCCAGTTGATCTCGGCGTCCGGTTGGGCGAGGAGGTTTCCGGACCAGGCGGGGTGGCCTGCCCGGCCGAAATTGGAGCCCACGAGTAGCCACGACTCGTTGTCCGCGGCGCCGTTCATGCTGTCCGTGCTGTCCGTGCTGTCCGTAGTCTCAGTGGCGTCGGTGATTTGGTGAAGGGCCGCGAGGGGGATCGTCCGGGGCAGTCCGCTCTTCGCACCCCGGGCGGTGAGGACGACACCGGGCAGCATCCGCGCACTGGGGAGCACCCGGCCCTTGGTGAGCCGGTGCACCGCGCGGTCGACGGCGGGCAGGACGCGCGGGGCGACCCTGGCGAAGCCGCGGGTGGCGGAGATCCGCTGGACCGTGCGGTACAGCGGCCCGTGGTGGCGTGTCATCGGGCGGTGTCCTCTCCGCCCGAGGGGCCGTCGTCCGCCGGGGAGAACAGACCCGCCCGTTCCGCCGCATGCGCCCGCAGCCGGTGGACCGGCCCGAACAGCAGCTCGTCGGCTGCCGCCCGCTTGAAGAAGAGGTGAGCATCGTGTTCCCAGGTGAAGCCGATACCGCCGTGCAGTTGTACGGTCTCCGACGCGACCGTGCGCAGCGCCTCCAGCGCCTGCGCGAGCGCCAGTCCCGCGTCGTCCGTATGGCACGCCGCCCAGGAGGCCGCCGCGCGGGCCGCGCGGACCTGGACATACAGATCGGCGAGCCGGTGCTTCACCGCCTGAAAGGAGCCGATCGGCCGGCCGAACTGCTGCCGCTGCTTGACGTGTTCGACCGTACGCCGCAGCGCGCTCTCCGCCGCGCCGACGGCCTCGGCGGCGACGAGCGCCGCCGCCCGTGCGCCCGTCGCGGCGAGCGCGGCGGCCACGGCGCTGCCGCTCTCGGCGGTATCGGCCGCGCCCAGGAGTCCGGCGGGGCAGTCGCGCAGTTCCACCCGGGCCTGGGGGCGGGACTCGTCCAGGGTGGTGCGGCGGGTCCGGGTCAGACCCGGCGCGTCCCCGGGGACCAGGAAGAGGAGCGTGCGGCTGCGCGGATAGCCGCCGGTGTGCGCGGCGACCAGCAGCAGTCCCGCGCTGTGGCCGTCGAGGACCTGATCGGCCTCCCCGTAGAGCAGCCAGCCGCCGGGGTGCGCGGTGGTCCGCCGGGCCTGTACGCCGCCGGCGCGTCCGCCGCCCGCCCAGTCGGCGGCGGTGTCGGCGACCAGGCCGAGGGCGGTGGACAGGGCCCCGCCGGGGACGGCGAAGGCGCAGGTCAGTGAGGCGTCGGCGATGCCCGGCAGCAGGGCGGCGCGCTGTCGGGGGGTGCCGAGCGCGGTGATGAGGGGGGCGACGAGTCCGGCGGTGGCGAGCAGCGGCGACGGCAGCAGGGCCCGTCCCGTCTCCGCCGCGGCGACGGCGAGTTCGGGCAGTCCGCATCCGACGCCCCCGTACTCCTCGGCGATGCCGAGCCCGGGCAGCCCGAGCTCCCCGGCGAGCGCCGCCCAGAGTCCGGAGTCGTACCCCTCCGGGGTCCCTACGGCTTCCCGGTTCCGCGGTCCGGTCGCCCGCTTGCCGAGCAGTTCGCGCAGGGTGCGCCGGATTGCGGTGTGCAGGGCGGTGAGGTCGTCCGTGCCGGGACCCGCGGGGGCGGGGTCGAGAGCGGTACGGGGTCCCTCGGCGGGACCGTCCGCGTCGGGGCCGCCCGCACCGCAGTCGGCCATATCCGAAGCGGGGCCCGAAGCGGGGCCTGAACCGGAACCGTCCGCACGGGAGCCGCCCCCACCCGAGCCGGGCACCGACTCGGCCGCGGCCGGTGGGGCGCCGGGTGGTTCCTGTGTACCGGCGGGGCCGCCGGCCCCCGCCGTACCCGTGCTCTCGACCACACCGACGACGGCGTCCATATCCATGAGAGCCCCCTCTTCTGACGGGTCGTCATATTAGGACCGTACGGCGGAGATGGACACCCCCGGGTACGGGCGGCCGCGGAGCGCCGCGCCCTCCCCCGGAACCCACATCTGATGTACCGTCAGATTTATGGCTGCCACGACCACCGCCGGCGTCCGGCCGGACCGGCCCGCCCGGAGAGTCGCCGTCGCCGGGGTCGCCCTCGCGGACTGCGGCCGGATCGACGGGCTCACCCCGTACGCCCTGCACGCCCAGGCCGCCCGCCGGGCGCTCGCCGACTCGGGGCTCGACCGCTCCGTCATCGACGGCTTCGGCTCCGCCGGACTCGGCACGCTCGCCCCCGTCGAGGTCGCGGAGTATCTGGGCCTGCGGCCGCGCTGGGTGGACTCCACCTCCGTGGGCGGGGCGGCCTGGGAGGTGATGGCCGCCCATGCCGCCGATGCCATCGCGGCCGGGCACGCCAACGCCGTCCTGCTCGTGTACGGCTCCACCGCCCGCGCCGATATCAGGGCCGGGCGCCGCACCGCCGGGCTCGCGCTCGGCAACCGGGGGCCGCTCCAGTTCGAGGCGCCGTACGGGCACACCCTGATCGCCAAGTACGCGATGGCGGCCCGCCGCCATATGCACGACTACGGCACCACGCGGGAGCAGTTGGCCGCCGTCGCCGTCCAGGCCCGGGCACATGCCGCCCGCAACCCGGACGCCATGTTCCGTACCCCCCTCACCGTGGACGATGTGCTCGGCGGGCCGATGATCGCCGACCCGTTCACCAAACTGCACTGCTGTATCCGCAGCGACGGCGGCTGCGCGGTGCTGCTCGTCGCCGAGGAGTACCTCGCCGACAGCGCCAAGGCCCCGGTGTGGATCCTCGGTACGGGCGAGTACGTCTCGCACACCACCATGTCGGAGTGGGAGGACTTCACCGTCTCCCCGGCCGCCGTCTCCGGCCGGCTCGCCTTCCAGCGGGCCGGGGTGACCCCGGCGGAGATCGACCTCGCCGAGATCTACGACGCCTTCACCTATATGACCCTGGTGACCCTGGAGGACCTGGGGTTCTGCGCCAAGGGCGAGGGCGGCGCGTTCGTCGAGAAGGGGCGGATCGGCCCGGGCGGTGAACTGCCCGTGAACACGGACGGCGGTGGCCTCTCCGCCTGCCATCCGGGTATGCGTGGGCTGTTCCTGCTGGTGGAGGCGGTACGCCAACTCCGCGGCGAGGCGGGAACCCATCAGGCCCGGGGGCGGGACGGCGGCGTTCCGCGGCTGGCCGTCGCCTCCGCCACGGGTGGCTGGTTCTGCTCGTCGGCCACGGTGGTCCTGGGCCGCGACTGACCGGCCCGCCCCGGCCCCCGCCTGGGACGATCGCCCCCATGGACACGCACACCCCGGACCCGTCCCGCCCGGCACAGGAGCCCCAGGAACCCCAGGAGGCCTTCCGCGCACTTCTGCACGCCCAGCGCGTCTGGGCACACCCCCTGCCCGCCTTCGACCCGGACACGGCCCCGGGCGAACCGCTGCCGCTGTTCCACACCTGGTTCGCGGAGGCGGTCGCGGCGGGCCAGCCCGAACCGCACACCATGTCCCTGGCGACCGTCGCCGACGACGGCGGGCCCGATGTGCGGATCGTCATGCTGCACGACGCCGACGAGCGCGGCTGGCACTTCGCCTCCCACTCCACCAGCGCGAAGGGCCGTCAGCTCGCCGCCCGCCCGGACGCGGCCCTCGGCTTCTACTGGCCGGTGCGGGGACGCCAGATCCGGCTACGCGGCCGGGTCACCGCCCTGGGGGCGGCCGAGAGTCTGGCCGATCTCCACGCCCGGTCGACGGGCGCACTCGCCGCGGCCCTCACCGGCCACCAGAGCGAGCCGCTGCCGGACCTCGCGGACCTGGCCGCCGCCGCCCGGGCCGGCTGGGAGCGCGCCTCGACGGAACCGGACGCTCCGGTGCCGACCTGGACCCGGTACGTCCTGGAGCCGTACGAGGCCGAGTTCTTCCAGGGCGACGCGGACCGCCGCCATCGCCGCCTCCGCTACCGCCGGACCCCGGGCGCGGTGCCGGGCTGGGCCAGGGAGCTGCTCTGGCCGTGACGACGGCGCGCCCGGAACGGCCGTACCGCCACGGCCTTCTGGACCCGGCGACAGCTCAGGAGCCGGCTGCCGCCGGGCGGAAGACGGGCACCGCGACGCCCCCTCCCCCGGACTCCGCCGCCCCCTCCTCCCGGAAGGCCACCTCCAGCGGCATCCCGATCCTCAGCCGCCCCTCGGAGCACTCCACCACCTCGGTCATCAGCTTCGGCCCCTCCTCCAGTTCGACCACGGCGGCGACGTACGGCACCCGGCGGTCGAAGGGCGGCAGGTCATTGCGGTGCACGACGGACCAGGTGTAGAGGGTGGCGCGGCCGGTGGTGGCCGCCCACTCCCCGTCCTCGCTCCAGCAGTACGGACAGAACTCCCGGGGATAGTGGTGCGACCGCCCGCAGGTCCGGCAGCGGCGGACGAGGAGTGTGCCTTCGGCCGCCGCGTTCCAGTAGGGGCGGGTGAAGTCGTCGATGTCGGGGGTGGCTGCGGTCATCGGCTGTGGTCCTTCCGCCAACGAGAACTGACAGTAAGTCAGTTGACCCCCGACTCCGCGAACACGCAAGAGGTGGTCCCAATCGACCGGAATCGGAAACCGGCAGCCGTCGCGTGATCAATTCGCAATCGATTCCCGTCTCGGCTGAGACCCATCGAGTGACCGCACGATTACGCTCACGCATCATGGACATCGACCGCACCGCCGAGATGCCCGTCTATGTCATCGGAGGCGGCCCGGCCGGACTGGCGACCGCCGCCGCCCTGCGGGAGCGGGGCGTACGCGCCGTGGTGCTGGAGAAGTCCCCTTCGGTCGGCGCGTCCTGGCGCGGCCACTACGACCGGCTCCGGCTGCACACCAGCCGCCGCAAATCGGCGCTGCCGGGGCTGCCGATGCCCCGGTCCTTCGGCCGCTGGGTCTCCCGCGACGATGTCGTCCGCTATCTGGAGAAGTACGCGGAGTTCCATGAACTCGACGTGGTGACGGGGGTCGAGGTCACCCGGATCGAGCCCGCCCCGGTCCCGGACCCGGACCCGACCCCGGACCCGGAATCCGCCAACGGCACCGGCACCGGCACCGGCACCTCGGCGAAGGGAAGAAGACGGCGGACGGCTCCGCCCGCCTGGCTGCTGCACGCCACCGGCGGCCGGCGGCTCACCGGGCGCGCGGTCGTCGTCGCCACCGGCTACAGCCACACCCCCCGGCTGCCCGACTGGCCGGGCCGCCCGTCCTTCACCCGGCCGCTGCTCCATGCCCGCGAGTACCGCAACCCGGTCCCGTACGAAGGAATGGACGTCCTGGTCGTCGGGGCGGGCAATACGGGCGCGGAGATCGCGGTCGATCTCGCCGAGGGCGGGGCGGCGCGGGTACGGCTGGCGGTCCGCACGCCCCCGCACATCGTGCGCCGCAGCACCCTCGGGTGGACCGCGCAGCACAGCGCCGTCGCCGTACGCCGGCTGCCGGTCTTCCTGGTGGACCGGCTGGCCCGCGCCCAGACGGCGATCGCCGTACCCGATCTGTCCGCCTATGGGTTGCCGCGTCCAGAGAAGGGGCTGTACACCCGGGTCAGGGAGGGCGCGCTGCCGGTCCAGGACGTGGGGCTGATCCGGGCCGTGCGCCGGGGAGCGGTGGAGCCCGTCGCCGCGGTCGAGTCGTTCGACAGGGACACGGTGGTGCTCGCGGACGGCGAGAAGCTGTCGCCGGACGCGGTGATCGCCGCGACGGGTTACGAGCGCGGGCTCGGCGGAATGCTCGGCCACCTCGGGGTGCTCGACGACCGCGGACGTCCGCGGACGCGAGGGCATCGCTGCCCGGGAGGGGCGCCCGGACTGTACTTCACCGGGTTCACCAATCCGCTGACCGGGATGCTGCGGGAGATCTCCCTCGATGCCGGGCGGATCGCGAAGGCCATAGACCGTCACTGACCACAGGACCCGGAGACGACTGCCCGCCCTTGACACTCGGCCACTCGGATACTTGAGCACTCGGCCACTCGACCACTCAGGCACTCAGGCACTCAGGCACTCAGGCACTCAGGCACTCAGGCCACTCGACCACTCAGAAACTCGGTCACTCAGAAACTCGGGCACTCGACCACTCAGAAACTTGGGCACTTGAGTGCCGGATACGGGGTGCGTCGCCCGTTTCGACGACCCCGCTGTCAGGGTTGGCTGAGAGCGTCCGGCGCCGGCCGCGTCCGGCCCCGGTTCACTTTCACCGTTCTTTACTTTCTTGACTCTTCACTCTTCCGAGCCGCCTCCAGGGGCCCGGAACACCGCCCGTATCAGCGGGCGAGACCCGGCTCCCAGTCCGGGTCGACGGCAGAGACGCCCGGCTCCCAGTCCGGGTCGACGACGCCCGCACGGGCATCGATCACGCCGTTTCCGGCCAGCGCAAACTCCGCACTCCTGTTCACGATCTTCATCCTGCTACCTCCGGATAATTCCCAGGGGTGTGACCATGCGCCATCCGACAGTCCCCACCCCGTTGTTCCCAGCGAGCGCATCGTACGTGAGTACGGTTCATCACCTCTCCTTTATTACGGTGCAGCTCAGCGACCCGTCACGGGGTACGCGCGAGGGCGCGCGGCGCCGGGACGACCGGCCGCGCACCGGGCGTCGGCGACGCGGAATCGGGGGACGGCAGGCCGGTTCGGGCGCCCTCGGGACGGCCCGCCGACTGTCGACTTCAGGCCATCGCGCACGGCCGGGCCGGGGGCCGGGAGGGCCACCTCGCACAGTGGCCGGGCGGGCGGCGGGGTGGTTGCAGGGCTGGACGAATCCGTCCGAATTCCGGTGTCTGAAGCTCCGATAGAAGGGTAAAGAAATGGCAAGGGTCATGACGAGGCAGTAGCACCGCCCTTTCCTTGCACACCTGTTCCTGACATGGCGTCAGGTCTGTAATCTGACTATGCGTCAGCTAAAGGGCCGGCAGAGACGAGACAGAGACAGCCGCGCTCACACCCGGTCGGCCCGGCCGACCCGGTCGTGAGCGAGCACACTCGACCCGGCACCCGCACGAGTCAGAACAACGAGCAGGGAGCGGAGCTCACCGATGCTTGGATCTACTCACGGCACCCTCACCTCCGGCCTCCGTGCGCGCGTCGTCGCCTGCGGGGAGCACCCCCTGCGAGGGGCCGACGCCGTCCACGACACCGCGTCCGTCGTCGCGTCCGACGGGGACACGGACGTCAGCGGCCGCCTTCTGTACGCGCCGGTGCCCGACCTCGACCGCTTCTTCCGCCCGTCGTCGGTGGCCGTGATCGGCGCGTCCGATACGGAGGGCCGCCCGAATACGGGGATCACCCGCCAGCTCGTCGCCTGGGCCGGGCGGGTGGGCGCCCGGCTCCACCCCGTGCACCCCTCGCGCACCGAGGTCTTCGGTATCCCCTGCGTACCGCGGATCGGATCGGTTCCTGAGCCGGTCGATCTTGCGGTGCTGCTGGTCGGCGATCCGCTGCCGCTCATCGACGAACTGGCGGACGCGAAGGTGAAGTTCGCCGTGGCGTTCGCCGCCGGATACGCGGAGACGGGCGAGGACGGCGCGGCGGCGCAGAGCCGGCTGGCCGCCGCGGTGGAGCGCGCGGGCATCCGGCTGCTGGGGCCGAACACCAATCTGAACGCCTTCGAGGAGTTCCGCGACGACCTCGACGGGCCGGCCATCGCCCTGATCACCCAGTCCGGCCACCAGGGGCGCCCCCTCTTCACCCTTCAGGAGCTGGGGATCCGCCTCTCCCACTGGGCGCCGACGGGCAATGAGGCCGATCTGGAGACCTCGGATTTCATCTCGTACTTCGCCGAGCGGCCCGAGGTCGGCGCGATCGCCTGCTATGTGGAAGGGCTGAAGGACGGCCGCGCGTTCCTGCTCGCCGCCGACCGGGCGGCCCGGCGCGGGGTGCCGGTGGTCGCGGTCAAGGTGGGACGGACCGAGACCGGGGCCAGGACGGCCGCCTCGCACACGGGCAAGCTGACCGGCGCGGACCGGGTCGTCGACTCGGCGATGCGGCAGTTCGGGGTGATCCGGGTCGACGGCCTCGACGAGCTCCAGGACACCTCCGCGCTGCTGGCCCGGGCGCGCCCACCGCTCGCGGACGGGGTGGTGGTGTATTCGATCTCCGGTGGCACCGGCGCCCACTTCGCGGATCTCGCCACCGCGGCCGGTCTGAAGCTGCCCGGGCTCTCCACCGCCAAGCAGACCGAGCTGCACCAGTGGATCCCGGCGGATCTGAGCGTCGCCAACCCCGTGGACAACGGCGGTCATCCGGTGGGCGACTGGCGCGGCCGGAAGATCATCGACGCGATTCTGGCGGATCCGGACGTCGGGGTGCTGATCTGCCCGATCACCGGGCCCTTTCCGCCGATGAGCGACCGGCTCGCCCAGGATCTGGTGGACGCGGCGGAGCGGACCGACAAACTGGTGTGCGTGGTGTGGGGCTCCCCCGTCGGCACCGAGGCCGCCTATCGGGAGACGCTGCTCGGGTCCGCGCGGGTGGCGACGTTCCGGACCTTCGCCAACTGCATCACGGCGGTCCGGGCGTATCTCGGCCACCACCGCTTCACCGCCGGCTATCTCTCCCCGTTCGACGAGGCGCCTCGCACCCCGTCGCCGTCGTTCCGCAAGGCGCAGGCGCTGCTCCGGCCGGGCTCCCGGCTCAGTGAGCACGGCGCCAAGCAGCTGCTCCGGGCCTACGGGATACGGGTGCCGCGGGAGCAGTTGGTGACCAGCGCGGCGGCGGCCGTCCGGGCGGCCGGTCTGGTGGGCTATCCGGTGGTGATGAAGGCCTCCGGGAGCCTCCTCGCCCATAAGACGGAGCTGGGCCTGGTGAAGATCGGGCTGACCTCGGCCAGTCAGGTCAGGGACGCCTACCGGGAGCTGACCGAGATCGCCCGCTGCGAGGGCACGGACCTCGACGGCATCCTGGTCTGCCAGATGGTCGAGCGGGGTGTGGAGATGGTCGTCGGTGTCACCCAGGACGCCCTCTTCGGCCCCACCGTCACCGTGGGCCTCGGCGGGATCCTGGTGGAGGTGCTGCGGGACACCGCGGTCCGCGTCCCGCCCTTCGGCGAGGGCCAGGCCCGGGCGATGCTCGGCGAACTGCGTGGCCGGGCCCTGCTGGACGGGGTGCGCGGCGGGCCGCCGCTGGATGTGGACGCGCTGGTGGAGGTGATCCTGCGGGTCCAGCGGATGGCGCTGGAGCTGGGCGACGAGCTGTCCGAGCTGGACATCAACCCCCTGATGGTCCTGCCGCGCGGCCAGGGCGCGGTGGCGCTGGACGCGCTGGCGGTCTGCCGATGAGCGCGCCCGAGGTGATCCGCGTCTCGGAGCGCGGAGTCCTGTGGCTCACCCTCAACCGCCCGGACGTGATGAACGCCCTCACCCGGGACCAGCGGGAGCACCTGATCGCCCTGCTCTCCGAGGCCTCCGCCGACCCGGCGGTCCGCGCGGTCGTGATCACCGCCACGGGAAAGGGCTTCTGCGCGGGCGCCGACCTGCGGAGCGGCCCGGCGGCGGGCGACCGTATCGCCGGGGACGTGGCCAGGCTCATCAGAGAAGGAGCCCAGCGGTTCATCGCGGCGGTCCTCGACTGCGAGAAGCCGGTGATCGCCGCGGTCAACGGCACGGCGGCGGGCCTGGGCGCGCAGCTGGCCCTCGCCTGCGATCTGGTGATCGCCTCGGAGGAGGCCCGTTTCATCGAGGTCTTCGCCCGCCGGGGCCTGGTCCCGGACGGCGGGGGCGCGTATCTGCTGCCGCGTCTGATCGGCCCGCGGCGGGCGAAGGAGCTGATGTTCTTCGGCGACGCGCTGTCGGCCCAGGAGGCCGAGCGGTGGGGCCTGGTCAACCGCGTCGTCCCCCCGGCCGAGCTGGCGAAGACGGCCCGCGCCTGGGCCGACCGCCTGGCCACCGGCCCGACCCGGTCCATATCCCTGACCAAGCAGCTGGTAAACGCGTCCCTGGACACGGACCGCGCGACGGCGTTCGCGGCGGAGGCGACGGCCGTGGAGATCGCGATGACGACACACGACGCGACCGAGGGCGTGGCCGCTTTCCGCGAACGCAGACCGGCCCGGTACGAAGGCCGCTGAGCCCCGCTCGCGCGGGCCGTTTTCCCGTTTTCCCGGAGCACGGCCCCATCACCGATGAGGAGATCCGGTCCTTGCGCGAACAGCTCCAGCGAGCCCGGGACGAGCAGACACAGGGCGGAGCGACGGCCTCAGGTGCCGAACCCGAACACCGCGATGACCACCAGGCATGAGGCGAAGGCACCGCCAGCGTACGCCCAGAACCATACGGCGCCGGAGGTGACGGGCTCCTCGTGGGTGCGCGCCCTGCGGTCCACGTAGGAGACGGTCGCCAGCGGCACGACAGCCAGAACAGCCACCGCCGCCCAGGCCGCCGGGAACCAGAAGGGGGACAGAAACAGCACGGGTGCGGCGTACAGCGCCCCGGAGCCGAGCGTGATCCCCGTCAGCCACTTCCACGGCGCGCCACCGCGCCGGGCGACGGCCAGGTCGGCGAGGGCCATCACCGGCACGGTGTGGAGGAGCGTTTGCAGCGCCCCGAAGAAGAACGAGACAAAGGGAATGGCGAAAAGGCCGGTGACGATACTGAACGGCTCGTACTCGTCCCCTTGCCACCGCCACGGTGCCGTGAACACGGCGAGCACCGTCAACACGCTGATCTGGGACGCCGCGAACGCGAACCCGACCGTGAACAGCGACGGCCTCGTCCCGGGCAGCTCC is part of the Streptomyces qinzhouensis genome and harbors:
- a CDS encoding phosphotransferase family protein, with translation MHQPSALDAEAVRTLLSLDGTPVRRVAEGGEHATWFIGGDRVLRLAVDEDVTRRQRREIALRDALRGRLPVPVPGSLASGEWAPGLSYTLDNRLPGVSAEERPVSGAGELDLSGMLAALRSYAPTDTDIAAIGLPREPVREPAGLREAALRAARELAADPTLDPGLVLRRLDTAPPPAAPDTAVLLHNDLKGEHLLIGDDGGVTGVLDWTDAALGDPAEDIAGLALSIGAPAAVRAAALASYGPEVCLRGLWLARCDTLVRLADRLCGSDDSPLPLLRAQRRRAWQLTPLDL
- a CDS encoding DUF5713 family protein, producing the protein MAITNEKTAGYAFLERLFGDSYYPQHLIAEGRTILLDLCERIERERPADLTALYALTAVATERFNELDRRMRDADSEIETVARDEIAVDFHFVATAYGFPEADMEELVAERDW
- a CDS encoding nitroreductase family deazaflavin-dependent oxidoreductase encodes the protein MTRHHGPLYRTVQRISATRGFARVAPRVLPAVDRAVHRLTKGRVLPSARMLPGVVLTARGAKSGLPRTIPLAALHQITDATETTDSTDSTDSMNGAADNESWLLVGSNFGRAGHPAWSGNLLAQPDAEINWRGRDIPVRARLLEGGERERAWAELIAFWPPYATYQERTERRIRLFRLTRR
- a CDS encoding acyl-CoA dehydrogenase family protein yields the protein MDMDAVVGVVESTGTAGAGGPAGTQEPPGAPPAAAESVPGSGGGGSRADGSGSGPASGPASDMADCGAGGPDADGPAEGPRTALDPAPAGPGTDDLTALHTAIRRTLRELLGKRATGPRNREAVGTPEGYDSGLWAALAGELGLPGLGIAEEYGGVGCGLPELAVAAAETGRALLPSPLLATAGLVAPLITALGTPRQRAALLPGIADASLTCAFAVPGGALSTALGLVADTAADWAGGGRAGGVQARRTTAHPGGWLLYGEADQVLDGHSAGLLLVAAHTGGYPRSRTLLFLVPGDAPGLTRTRRTTLDESRPQARVELRDCPAGLLGAADTAESGSAVAAALAATGARAAALVAAEAVGAAESALRRTVEHVKQRQQFGRPIGSFQAVKHRLADLYVQVRAARAAASWAACHTDDAGLALAQALEALRTVASETVQLHGGIGFTWEHDAHLFFKRAAADELLFGPVHRLRAHAAERAGLFSPADDGPSGGEDTAR
- a CDS encoding thiolase C-terminal domain-containing protein, yielding MAATTTAGVRPDRPARRVAVAGVALADCGRIDGLTPYALHAQAARRALADSGLDRSVIDGFGSAGLGTLAPVEVAEYLGLRPRWVDSTSVGGAAWEVMAAHAADAIAAGHANAVLLVYGSTARADIRAGRRTAGLALGNRGPLQFEAPYGHTLIAKYAMAARRHMHDYGTTREQLAAVAVQARAHAARNPDAMFRTPLTVDDVLGGPMIADPFTKLHCCIRSDGGCAVLLVAEEYLADSAKAPVWILGTGEYVSHTTMSEWEDFTVSPAAVSGRLAFQRAGVTPAEIDLAEIYDAFTYMTLVTLEDLGFCAKGEGGAFVEKGRIGPGGELPVNTDGGGLSACHPGMRGLFLLVEAVRQLRGEAGTHQARGRDGGVPRLAVASATGGWFCSSATVVLGRD
- a CDS encoding pyridoxine/pyridoxamine 5'-phosphate oxidase, coding for MDTHTPDPSRPAQEPQEPQEAFRALLHAQRVWAHPLPAFDPDTAPGEPLPLFHTWFAEAVAAGQPEPHTMSLATVADDGGPDVRIVMLHDADERGWHFASHSTSAKGRQLAARPDAALGFYWPVRGRQIRLRGRVTALGAAESLADLHARSTGALAAALTGHQSEPLPDLADLAAAARAGWERASTEPDAPVPTWTRYVLEPYEAEFFQGDADRRHRRLRYRRTPGAVPGWARELLWP
- a CDS encoding Zn-ribbon domain-containing OB-fold protein, with product MTAATPDIDDFTRPYWNAAAEGTLLVRRCRTCGRSHHYPREFCPYCWSEDGEWAATTGRATLYTWSVVHRNDLPPFDRRVPYVAAVVELEEGPKLMTEVVECSEGRLRIGMPLEVAFREEGAAESGGGGVAVPVFRPAAAGS
- a CDS encoding flavin-containing monooxygenase, which produces MDIDRTAEMPVYVIGGGPAGLATAAALRERGVRAVVLEKSPSVGASWRGHYDRLRLHTSRRKSALPGLPMPRSFGRWVSRDDVVRYLEKYAEFHELDVVTGVEVTRIEPAPVPDPDPTPDPESANGTGTGTGTSAKGRRRRTAPPAWLLHATGGRRLTGRAVVVATGYSHTPRLPDWPGRPSFTRPLLHAREYRNPVPYEGMDVLVVGAGNTGAEIAVDLAEGGAARVRLAVRTPPHIVRRSTLGWTAQHSAVAVRRLPVFLVDRLARAQTAIAVPDLSAYGLPRPEKGLYTRVREGALPVQDVGLIRAVRRGAVEPVAAVESFDRDTVVLADGEKLSPDAVIAATGYERGLGGMLGHLGVLDDRGRPRTRGHRCPGGAPGLYFTGFTNPLTGMLREISLDAGRIAKAIDRH
- a CDS encoding acetate--CoA ligase family protein produces the protein MLGSTHGTLTSGLRARVVACGEHPLRGADAVHDTASVVASDGDTDVSGRLLYAPVPDLDRFFRPSSVAVIGASDTEGRPNTGITRQLVAWAGRVGARLHPVHPSRTEVFGIPCVPRIGSVPEPVDLAVLLVGDPLPLIDELADAKVKFAVAFAAGYAETGEDGAAAQSRLAAAVERAGIRLLGPNTNLNAFEEFRDDLDGPAIALITQSGHQGRPLFTLQELGIRLSHWAPTGNEADLETSDFISYFAERPEVGAIACYVEGLKDGRAFLLAADRAARRGVPVVAVKVGRTETGARTAASHTGKLTGADRVVDSAMRQFGVIRVDGLDELQDTSALLARARPPLADGVVVYSISGGTGAHFADLATAAGLKLPGLSTAKQTELHQWIPADLSVANPVDNGGHPVGDWRGRKIIDAILADPDVGVLICPITGPFPPMSDRLAQDLVDAAERTDKLVCVVWGSPVGTEAAYRETLLGSARVATFRTFANCITAVRAYLGHHRFTAGYLSPFDEAPRTPSPSFRKAQALLRPGSRLSEHGAKQLLRAYGIRVPREQLVTSAAAAVRAAGLVGYPVVMKASGSLLAHKTELGLVKIGLTSASQVRDAYRELTEIARCEGTDLDGILVCQMVERGVEMVVGVTQDALFGPTVTVGLGGILVEVLRDTAVRVPPFGEGQARAMLGELRGRALLDGVRGGPPLDVDALVEVILRVQRMALELGDELSELDINPLMVLPRGQGAVALDALAVCR